Part of the candidate division KSB1 bacterium genome, TAGCAGAAAACAATTAAACCTGTTCTTAAAATTAAAAAAAACCTCGCCATATTTCTGATTCACATATGGATTTTTTTCTAATACCAGGTATTGTTGTAAGTCATATTGATCAGATGATTTGTTGCTGGACATTAGGTCAGTAGTAAATTCAGCCACAGCCGGTTCGAAAATATAACTGGCGACTAATTTAGAGGCAATTTCGTTTTTGGACAAAACATAGGTTACCCCGGCGCTTTGGAATGTGTCTTTTAAGTCGACATTGTCCAGAATAACGGTAAAAGTTAAATCTGTAAAATGTTTTTTGAGATTTAAAATAGCAATTAGCTTTTCAGCATCACTCTGTAGATTAACTAAAACCATGTATGCGCGGTCAAGATTTGCTTTTCTAATGCAATTATAATTATCGAGTTCGGAATATAATACAAAGATAGATTTATAAGGAAATTCCTGGGGAATTAAATCGATATCATCCCTTTTGTCGGTAATAATCGCAATTTCTCTCTCGGCATTCAGCAATTGTTCAGTAATGGATTTTGCAAATGAATCCCAGCCAAGAATGACTATATGATTTTTAAACTTAGTTCCTTTAAGTCCCATTTTCTTCACTTCTCTTTTTTCATTTAGTTTTTCTGTAATATTTCCTACAAGCATTCCTAAGATTGCTAAACTCCCAAGAACAAAAGTTAAACCAATAATCTTACCTGAAGGTGAGACCGGGTAAACATCGCCATATCCCACTGTTGTAAGTGTAACGACAGAATACCAAAATGCGTCAAAAAAGTTATGTATACTGCTATCCGTAGATTGCCGTTCCAGCGAGACCAGAACCAGCAATAATACAAAATATGTTACTAGAATGAAAACAACCCATGTAACTAAGTTGATTCTCTTTAAGTATTTTCGTGGCAACTAAATTCTCGTTTCATTCAATACTGAAAGTTATGCAATAGTAAATCCGAAATCCGAAATTAGAATTTAGTATTTGTTTCACCAGGCGATACCATAATCTTCACCAGAATTACTCACACCGCCCCAGAACGATCCGTGCTCCCAATCGAAATAAATGGCTGTGATGGGCCCGGATGTTCTATTCCTAAAATCTAATCGATATCCCATATCTGCCAATTTAGATCGCACCCATTTCGGAACTTCTTCATTCAAGACTAACCTGCCTGGAGTGGCATCATGCTTGCCAAAAGAGCTTTGCATCTGGTAACTCGTTATATTTGCCGCTTCACAGGCTTCCTGCACATTCATGCCGAATTCCACCACATTCAAAAAGAACTGCAACAAGTTTTGATCTTGGGAATCACCGCCCTGCACAGCAAAAGACAGGTACGGTTTACCATCCTTCAGAGCCATACTGGGTGTTAGTGTCGCTCGCGGTCTTTTACCTGCAACCGGTAAGTTGTAAGGATTTTTACCTTCATCGAGGACAAAGCTTTGCATTCTCTGGCTCATTCCGATACCCGTATTCCCGGCTATACAAGCCGGCATCCAGCCGCCGCTGGGAGTTACAGAAACCACCCAACCTTCTTTATCAGCTGCCTGGATGGAAGTTGTTCCCGCGTAAAAACCCTCTTCGTATTCTGCTTTTTCTATTTCGCTCAGCGCGGCAACAGTCACCGTATCTACATTCGACCACTTTTTGAGAAGATGCAGAAATGGGTTTTTCTTGCCTTCAAACGGATACGGATCGCCTGGTTTGACGTCCGGGTTATTCTTCTCCCAATCGATCAGTTTCATCCGTTCTTTAGCATATTCTTTGGAGAGCAATCCCTTAATGGGCTCTTCGGGTGGGAAATAGGGATCGCCGTAATAAAAATCACGATCGGCAAATGCAAGATTCATGGCTTGATAAAGAGTGTGGATATATTTCGTACTGTTATAACTCATGGCGCTCAAATCAATATTTTCCAAAATATTAAGCGCTTGCAGCAATACCGGACCCTGAACCCAGGTCGTCAATTTGTAGACTTCAATACCTTTGTAAGTGGTCATCACCGGTTCTTCGATGTAGACTTTCCAATTAGCTAAATCTTCTAAAGTGTGCAATCCGCCTTGTTCTTGTGAACCACGTACAAATTCTTTGGCGATATCGCCTTTATAGAAACGATCGTAAGCTGCATAAATAGCTTCTTTTCGAGACTTTCCTGCAGCCAAAGCTTTTTCCTCGGTTTCAACGAGTTTCTTCAAAGT contains:
- a CDS encoding NAD-binding protein translates to MPRKYLKRINLVTWVVFILVTYFVLLLVLVSLERQSTDSSIHNFFDAFWYSVVTLTTVGYGDVYPVSPSGKIIGLTFVLGSLAILGMLVGNITEKLNEKREVKKMGLKGTKFKNHIVILGWDSFAKSITEQLLNAEREIAIITDKRDDIDLIPQEFPYKSIFVLYSELDNYNCIRKANLDRAYMVLVNLQSDAEKLIAILNLKKHFTDLTFTVILDNVDLKDTFQSAGVTYVLSKNEIASKLVASYIFEPAVAEFTTDLMSSNKSSDQYDLQQYLVLEKNPYVNQKYGEVFFNFKNRFNCFLLGISKFQDNKRTLLKLPPNDTLIETGDYLIVILNKIQTIKVEKFFGVKEGLAI
- a CDS encoding gamma-glutamyltransferase, coding for MTFKSKPIYCAIVISFLFGAQLIAQTQKPVLHGRHWVAITGKPLGATAGAKIFDRGGNAVDATCAMLAATCTMYDVLSWGGETQALIYNPHTKKVIGINALGVAPTGATAEFYKEKGMKYPPAYGPLAAVTPGTPGGLMVMLAEYGSMSLKQVLEPAMQLAEGYPIEEQLVRSIERGKDRIKKWPYSKKVFLPHLGEEHEAPYAGEIFKQPDLLNTLKKLVETEEKALAAGKSRKEAIYAAYDRFYKGDIAKEFVRGSQEQGGLHTLEDLANWKVYIEEPVMTTYKGIEVYKLTTWVQGPVLLQALNILENIDLSAMSYNSTKYIHTLYQAMNLAFADRDFYYGDPYFPPEEPIKGLLSKEYAKERMKLIDWEKNNPDVKPGDPYPFEGKKNPFLHLLKKWSNVDTVTVAALSEIEKAEYEEGFYAGTTSIQAADKEGWVVSVTPSGGWMPACIAGNTGIGMSQRMQSFVLDEGKNPYNLPVAGKRPRATLTPSMALKDGKPYLSFAVQGGDSQDQNLLQFFLNVVEFGMNVQEACEAANITSYQMQSSFGKHDATPGRLVLNEEVPKWVRSKLADMGYRLDFRNRTSGPITAIYFDWEHGSFWGGVSNSGEDYGIAW